ACCTACGACCCTAGTCATTTGCTGCTTCAGCAACTGGATTATCTAGAGTTTATTAACATCTTTGCCGACCGGATAAAAGCTTTTCATGTGAAAGATGCGGAGTTTAATCCGACTGGTTTGCAGGGAGTGTACGGCGGGTACCAATCGTGGAAAGAACGAGCCGGACGATTTCGCTCTTTGGGAGATGGTCAGGTTGATTTCAGTCGGGTTTTTTCCTTGCTGACGGAGCATGGTTACGACGGCTGGGCTATTTTAGAGTGGGAGTGCTGCGTGAAAAGCCCGGAGCAAGGAGCCAAGGAAGGAGCATCCTTTATTCAACGCCATTTGATTGATGCTACCGCCCAAGCATTCGATGACTTTGCCAAAAGTGAAACTGACCGAACGATGAACCGGGAAATTCTCGGATTAGAATAAATTCATAACCTAACTCAATGATTGACGAAGAAAAGATCATAGAATTAAAGAAAAAAGCGGTTGAGATTCGCCGAGAGATCGTCACGATGGTGCACCGGGCGAATTCAGGGCACGTAGGCGGCAGTTTGGGCGCGACAGATATTCTAGTGGCTCTGTACTATCACGTAATGAACCATCGCCCGGATCAGCCAGATTGGGAAAATAGAGATCGGTTTGTGCTGTCCAAAGGACACTGTACTCCGGTGATTTACGCCGTATTGGCTGACTGTGGCTATTTTCCTAAGGAAGATTTAAAGATGTTCCGTAGACCGGGTTCTCACCTTCAGGGGCATCCCCACCAACCGAAAACCCCAGGCATTGAAGCCAATACGGGCACACTGGGGCTAGGAATTTCTACTGGACTGGGTATGGCGTTGGGAGCTAAGCTTCGCGGTCAATCTCACTACTACTATATTATGTGTGGCGATGGGGAGATTCAGGAAGGGCAGGCTTGGGAAGCCGCGATGTTTGCCAATAAGTATAAACTAGACAATGTAATCGGGTTCGTAGATCGTAATTATTTGCAGACCGACGGCAACTCCGAAGATATTATGCCGCTCGATCCGCTGGCCCCCAAGTGGGAAAGCTTTGGATGGAAAGTATTTACTATTGATGGACACGATTATCAGCAAATCATTCAAACGGTAGAAGATGCCAAGCAGGAAACTCAGCCGGTTATGATTATTGCCAATACCACCAAAGGAAAAGGAGTTTCGTTTATGGAAAACGAAGTAAGCTGGCACGGCACTCCCCCCGACAAAGAAGCCTACGAAAACGCACTAAAGGAACTAACCGATGGAATTTAAGCAAACCCGCCAGGGCTACGTGGATGGTCTGAAAGAACTAGCCAAAGATCATGATAATCTGGTGGTGCTGGACGCGGATGTAGCCAAAGCCACCAAAACTTATGAGTTTGAAGATGAGTACCCCGACCGCTTCTTTAACTGCGGAGTGCAGGAGCAGAATATGCTATCGGTAGCGGCGGGCTTAGCGTTGGAAGGGTATATTCCCTTTGCTTCCACATTCGGGGTATTTGCTACTTGCCGGGCGGGTGACCAGATGCGGAACTCAATTGCCTACCCCAAACTGAACGTAAAGATTGGGGCAACCCACTGTGGTATCAGTACCGGGGGAGATGGCGCATCCCACCAAGCCAACGAAGACATTGCCATTGCCCGCGTCTTCCCAAATATGACCGTCCTAGTACCTGGCGACTATGAAGAAGCCAAGCAGGCAACCATTGCCGCTGCTAAACACAATGGCCCAGTATACCTCCGTTTCGGACGAGATGCTTATCCGGTAGTGGAAGAGGTTCACACAGATTTTACCATTGGCAAAGCTAAGTTACTACGAGAAGGAACTGATATTACCATCATCACCACCGGAATTATGGTAAGCGAAGGGTTGCAAGCAGCAGACACACTTTCCCAAGCAGGTTATTCAGTACGAGTACTGCATTTACCTACTATAAAACCATTGGATGTCGAAGCAGTCATTGCAGCGGCCAAAGAAACCAAAGGAATTATCACTGCCGAAGAGCATTCTATTATCGGTGGATTAGGCGAAGCTGTGGCCGGAGTGGTAGGCGAGCATCACCCTTGCCCCATCATTCGGGTAGGAGTACAGGATGTTTTCGGAGAGTCTGGACAAGCTGATGAACTGCTGGATTTGTATGGACTACGGGCGAAGAATATTGTAGAAGCAGCGAGAAGAATATTGTAAGTGTTGAAGTGTTAGAGCGCTACAGTGTTAGGTGATATGAATGAGGTACTATGATTTCAGCGGAAGATTTTAAACGGTTATGGAATGAAGAATGGTCACCTCTAATTTCGTACAGTAAAGAGACAATTCAGGATGTTCCCATTAGTGAAGTTACCAGAGAATTTTTAATAAGATCGGGATTACCTGATAGTTGTGCGCCATTTCTTAGCTTCAATCAAAAGGTATATTATGAAGGTCTAAAAAGTATTAAAGAAGAATATGAATTGGAAAATAATGACTTCGTGAGCTACTACGCAATCGGAAGTGGCGATAATGTCTCAGTTTGCATCGACACAGAAAGGGACGACCAGATATTTCAAATTGATATTCACCATGTTTATAATGTAGATTCAAAAGAAGATACAGATTACCACGAGGATTATATACCTGTTATGTTTATGAATACTTACATAGAACATTTAGCTCACTGTCTATTAGAGTATCATAACTTCGTAGAGGATATAAGATTAGTTAGAAACAATCAACCAGCTATTGAAATTCAGCTAACAGAAATAGAATCAAATAAACTAGTGGCAAAGCTTCTAAATGCTGATCAAAACTGCCTAAGGAAAAAATCTTATTGGTGGTTCGAGCTTGAAGGATTGAAAACACCGTAACACCACCTAACTATGAAGGCTCTAATAAAATACGACAAAGGTTCCGGTAACGTAGAGCTACGCGAGACTGAAGAGCCAATTCGGGCAGCGAATCAGGTGATGCTCGAGATTGCTCACTGTGGTATTTGTGGTACTGATCTACACGTGTATCACGATACGTTTCGAAATTATCCGCCAGTAATTCTTGGGCATGAGTTTTCTGGGCGAGTGGTTGATGTTGGATCAGAAGTGAAAGACGTGCAACTAGGCGATACGTTTAGTGTGCTGGGCGCGACAGCGATACAGTGTGGTAGTTGTGAGTACTGTGAGCGGGGAGAGTTTATGTTTTGCGCCAATCGTCGGGGAATGGGGCACGGCGTAAACGGAGCTTTCACCAAGTACGCCGCCGTTCGGTCGGATCAACTGTTCAAAATTCCCGAAGGCGTATCGATGGAATATGGGGCACTGGTAGAACCATTGGCAGTGGCCGTACACGTAGTAGAAGAAGTGGCTTCCTTTCGGCTGGGCGATGTGGTGTTGCTATCCGGGCCGGGGCCAATCGGACTGCTGTGCCTAAAAATGCTGCTAGCTCATGGTCTAAAGGTGATTGTAGCTGGTGCCAGCGACGATGATATGCGACTGGAAATGGCTCGTAAGTACGGTGCCGCTCGCACGGTAGTCGTTAACCAAGAAAATCTGGCTGAAGCGATTGCCGAAGAAACTGGCGGACAGGGAGTAGCTTTGGCAATTGAAACTGCGGGAGCCGAAGCTTCGGTACAAAACTGTATGCAGTCGTTGCGCCCGTTAGGGT
This region of Tunicatimonas pelagia genomic DNA includes:
- a CDS encoding transketolase, with the translated sequence MIDEEKIIELKKKAVEIRREIVTMVHRANSGHVGGSLGATDILVALYYHVMNHRPDQPDWENRDRFVLSKGHCTPVIYAVLADCGYFPKEDLKMFRRPGSHLQGHPHQPKTPGIEANTGTLGLGISTGLGMALGAKLRGQSHYYYIMCGDGEIQEGQAWEAAMFANKYKLDNVIGFVDRNYLQTDGNSEDIMPLDPLAPKWESFGWKVFTIDGHDYQQIIQTVEDAKQETQPVMIIANTTKGKGVSFMENEVSWHGTPPDKEAYENALKELTDGI
- a CDS encoding transketolase family protein; its protein translation is MEFKQTRQGYVDGLKELAKDHDNLVVLDADVAKATKTYEFEDEYPDRFFNCGVQEQNMLSVAAGLALEGYIPFASTFGVFATCRAGDQMRNSIAYPKLNVKIGATHCGISTGGDGASHQANEDIAIARVFPNMTVLVPGDYEEAKQATIAAAKHNGPVYLRFGRDAYPVVEEVHTDFTIGKAKLLREGTDITIITTGIMVSEGLQAADTLSQAGYSVRVLHLPTIKPLDVEAVIAAAKETKGIITAEEHSIIGGLGEAVAGVVGEHHPCPIIRVGVQDVFGESGQADELLDLYGLRAKNIVEAARRIL
- a CDS encoding SUKH-4 family immunity protein, which codes for MISAEDFKRLWNEEWSPLISYSKETIQDVPISEVTREFLIRSGLPDSCAPFLSFNQKVYYEGLKSIKEEYELENNDFVSYYAIGSGDNVSVCIDTERDDQIFQIDIHHVYNVDSKEDTDYHEDYIPVMFMNTYIEHLAHCLLEYHNFVEDIRLVRNNQPAIEIQLTEIESNKLVAKLLNADQNCLRKKSYWWFELEGLKTP
- a CDS encoding zinc-dependent alcohol dehydrogenase, producing the protein MKALIKYDKGSGNVELRETEEPIRAANQVMLEIAHCGICGTDLHVYHDTFRNYPPVILGHEFSGRVVDVGSEVKDVQLGDTFSVLGATAIQCGSCEYCERGEFMFCANRRGMGHGVNGAFTKYAAVRSDQLFKIPEGVSMEYGALVEPLAVAVHVVEEVASFRLGDVVLLSGPGPIGLLCLKMLLAHGLKVIVAGASDDDMRLEMARKYGAARTVVVNQENLAEAIAEETGGQGVALAIETAGAEASVQNCMQSLRPLGCYVQVGHFGRDLTLPWDLVAFRQLKIYGSVGYTKETWRRTMQILGQQTLDLSDVITHRFSLSDWRKGFDLMEEKQAVKVLLNPE